GCAATGATATTCGAGTCCGATATCGGGGGTGAGGTTCTCTATGTTTGACAACATCGACGACAGACAGGAGATTTTTCCCGCCATTAATATCGATATCGTCTTTACGGCCGTTTTCCCGTGCCTGTTAATGGCGGGTGTCGATTTTCTCGCGCGTGATACCTTTCCCGTTCTCAGTGTTATTCCGCAGTGGTTTATCCTGGTTGCGGCAGTCGCGACAATCGTCGTCGCCGTCTCCTTTTCACTCGCCGTCAGATACCGCTGGGAGGTGTCCTCGATCCTCAGAGTCAATATCTTTGTTTATCTTTTTGTGGCGGGAATTTTCGTCTTTCTTCTTCGTGACTCCCTCATGTATATTACCTATCCGGCACTCATTGTGACACTCGGATGGATCGTTGCCTTTTCCATGTCCGCGCGATGGAAAGAATATATCATCTATATGTACTATGTGAAAAAAAGACGGGAATCTTCCGGCAACAGTAAAGAGGCAGCCGAGAGGTACCCCGGCCGGGATTCGTATCTCAGCCTCAAGCGGCTGCGTTCCATGATCAATGTCATACTCTTTCTTTTTATTTTTGCCGTCGCCTTGCTTCATGTTATCGGAATAGCGTTGCGGATTGTCACGCTGATTTTCTGTGTCGTTGTGATGTTCGCCGGAGTGATAGTAGATATCATCATTACCATCTGTATTGATGAATACCGATATTATAATGAGAGTTTTGGTATCAGCGGCAGGTTCAAACAACGGAGGATAGCGCTTTTTATAATAGTGCTTCTTCTATGTCTGCTTCTGGTCGTCCCCTTTTCAAGGGACGACGCCCTTTTTTCACCCGCCGACATTGCCGGATTTTTTTCCTGGTTATTGAGCCTTTTGCCGGCCCCCAGGCTCGCCGGCGGAATTCCAGATTATCCGGGCGGGGAAACGCTTCCCGAAGGCCCCGACCCCTTTCCCTTCGATCCCAATATCGAGGGAATACAAACGGGATTCGATTTGTCTTTCATCATTGAAATTCTGGGGATCAGTATCTTGATCCTGCTTGGTATTCTTCTCCTCTGGTTTCTGTTCAAACCCCTTTTCGAAAAGGGAATAAGCGGACTTTCAAGGGGTATCCACCCGTTCAGACTGATCCGGAAAAAACTCAAGGCGCTTATATTGCTGATCGGAAAGACCGGGCGTCAGATCGGCCGTACGCTGCGTTCACTTTTCCGTCCCCGTGAAAAGCGGGCTGTTGACGCTGCCGTACCCGGAAGGCAGGATATCGGTCCAAAACGAAAAAGGATCGGTATCAGGAAGA
This genomic window from Spirochaetales bacterium contains:
- a CDS encoding DUF4129 domain-containing protein; the protein is MFDNIDDRQEIFPAINIDIVFTAVFPCLLMAGVDFLARDTFPVLSVIPQWFILVAAVATIVVAVSFSLAVRYRWEVSSILRVNIFVYLFVAGIFVFLLRDSLMYITYPALIVTLGWIVAFSMSARWKEYIIYMYYVKKRRESSGNSKEAAERYPGRDSYLSLKRLRSMINVILFLFIFAVALLHVIGIALRIVTLIFCVVVMFAGVIVDIIITICIDEYRYYNESFGISGRFKQRRIALFIIVLLLCLLLVVPFSRDDALFSPADIAGFFSWLLSLLPAPRLAGGIPDYPGGETLPEGPDPFPFDPNIEGIQTGFDLSFIIEILGISILILLGILLLWFLFKPLFEKGISGLSRGIHPFRLIRKKLKALILLIGKTGRQIGRTLRSLFRPREKRAVDAAVPGRQDIGPKRKRIGIRKTVQKNRVLRAFSTLIKWGCKRRIGYHPSLGPKEYIISVIERRPEMGDALIFIADTFEEAVFSDHIMDSVIINRYIRHVHEVIRSA